In Rutidosis leptorrhynchoides isolate AG116_Rl617_1_P2 chromosome 2, CSIRO_AGI_Rlap_v1, whole genome shotgun sequence, one genomic interval encodes:
- the LOC139889866 gene encoding uncharacterized protein: MYEHCFGLLPGAIRTKLIAPSTALLGFSEESAWPIGIIELELELVDDDNKELVRSTIVEFVVVRSYLKYNALLGRTTLQKLAAIPSTVYGLIKFPTPLGIKMIRSETQDASVAAVEQAEKQPSEEEQLRSCMIIANPRYPDQKIKIGGGLSDETKFKLRNILASNTYVFAWKEADMTGVPREIAKHKLNANPSMTPVCQKKCGMVLERSEWLKAEVDKLVKANILREVRYQTWVANPVLVKKLDGSWRMYVDFTDINKASPKDNYPLPKM; the protein is encoded by the coding sequence ATGTACGAGCATTGTTTCGGGTTGCTGCCTGGGGCAATACGAACTAAACTAATAGCTCCCAGCACCGCATTATTAGGGTTTTCCGAGGAGTCCGCATGGCCAATTGGGATCATCGAGTTGGAATTAGAGCTGGTAGATGATGATAATAAAGAGTTAGTAAGGAGTACAATAGTAGAATTTGTTGTAGTAAGGTCTTACTTGAAatataatgcgcttttaggacgcaCAACTTTGCAAAAGTTGGCAGCTATTCCTTCCACGGTGTACGGTCTTATAAAGTTCCCAACTCCATTAGGAATCAAGATGATAAGGTCAGAAACACAAGACGCTAGTGTTGCAGCTGTAGAACAAGCCGAAAAACAGCCAAGTGAAGAGGAGCAGCTACGAAGCTGCATGATCATCGCAAATCCGCGATATCCAGATCAAAAAATCAAAATCGGCGGAGGACTCTCTGATGAAACAAAGTTTAAACTTCGCAACATATTAGCTTCTAACACATATGTCTTTGCATGGAAAGAAGCAGACATGACCGGTGTGCCAAGAGAAATAGCTAAGCATAAGCTTAATGCAAACCCAAGTATGACGCCAGTATGCCAAAAGAAATGCGGTATGGTGCTAGAGAGAAGCGAATGGTTAAAGGCAGAGGTTGACAAATTGGTTAAAGCAAACATATTGCGAGAGGTGCGGTACCAAACGTGGGTAGCAAACCCGGTACTGGTAAAAAAGCTCGATGGGTCTTGGCGCATGTACGTCGATTTCACAGATATTAATAAGGCCAGTCCTAAAGATAATTATCCTTTACCaaaaatgtaa